In the Ilumatobacteraceae bacterium genome, one interval contains:
- a CDS encoding KH domain-containing protein: MSDNASAPTAVAVLEHIVKSIVDAPDEVTVDEVTDEGKHRLDVRVGDGDLGRVIGRRGRTAASIRTVTRAAASKDGIDLDIEFLD; this comes from the coding sequence GTGAGCGACAACGCTTCGGCCCCGACCGCAGTCGCGGTCCTCGAGCACATCGTCAAGTCGATCGTCGACGCTCCCGACGAGGTCACGGTCGATGAGGTCACCGACGAGGGCAAGCATCGCCTCGACGTGCGCGTCGGCGACGGCGACCTCGGTCGTGTGATCGGCCGTCGTGGCCGGACCGCAGCGAGCATCCGCACCGTCACCCGGGCCGCAGCGTCCAAAGACGGCATCGACCTCGACATCGAATTCCTCGACTGA
- the trmD gene encoding tRNA (guanosine(37)-N1)-methyltransferase TrmD, with amino-acid sequence MRIDVFTLFPGLVDGFCADSLLGKARQNGLLDLRLHDPRAQTSDVHGTVDDAPFGGGAGMLMKPEPLFEAVEAADPPRPLYLLSPGGPRFDQSMAVELAASDGFSLVCGRYEGVDHRVREHLVDGELSVGDVVLNGGEVAACLVIEAVTRLLPGAMGNADSPVTESFGPTGLLEEPHYTRPASYRGWDVPEVLRGGDHGRVARWRHAQALHRTIAARPDLIEARGGITDDERALLEEFPPVPYP; translated from the coding sequence ATGCGGATCGACGTCTTCACGCTGTTCCCCGGGCTCGTCGACGGGTTCTGTGCCGACAGTCTGCTGGGCAAGGCTCGCCAGAACGGCTTGCTCGACCTCCGGCTGCACGATCCGCGAGCCCAGACCTCCGACGTCCACGGCACGGTCGACGACGCCCCGTTCGGTGGCGGCGCCGGCATGTTGATGAAGCCCGAGCCGTTGTTCGAGGCCGTCGAAGCAGCCGACCCGCCCCGGCCGCTCTACCTCCTGAGCCCCGGTGGACCCCGATTCGATCAATCGATGGCCGTCGAACTCGCCGCATCCGACGGGTTCAGCCTCGTGTGCGGCCGGTACGAAGGTGTCGATCATCGGGTGCGCGAGCATCTCGTCGACGGCGAACTCAGCGTCGGTGACGTCGTTCTGAACGGCGGCGAAGTCGCTGCGTGCCTGGTCATCGAGGCCGTGACCCGTCTGCTGCCGGGTGCGATGGGCAACGCCGACAGCCCGGTCACCGAGAGCTTCGGACCGACCGGTCTGCTCGAGGAGCCGCACTACACCCGCCCTGCCAGCTACCGGGGCTGGGACGTGCCCGAGGTGCTCCGTGGCGGTGACCACGGCCGTGTCGCTCGCTGGCGCCACGCCCAGGCCCTCCACCGCACGATCGCCGCTCGCCCTGACCTCATCGAAGCCCGCGGGGGAATCACAGATGATGAGCGCGCGCTGTTGGAAGAGTTCCCACCCGTCCCGTATCCTTGA
- a CDS encoding YraN family protein, with amino-acid sequence MPDHSNVARGRWGEALADRHLRRVGHRIVDRNWRSPERGVRGELDIVSFVGDVVVFVEVKARRRHGFGGAAAAVDDRKQQQIRSLAESWLRLHGDAVERVRFDVIAIEGVHLTHLEAAF; translated from the coding sequence ATGCCCGATCACTCCAACGTCGCCCGCGGGCGGTGGGGCGAAGCCCTCGCCGACCGTCACCTTCGACGCGTCGGTCACCGGATCGTCGATCGCAACTGGCGATCGCCCGAACGTGGTGTCCGCGGTGAACTCGACATCGTCTCGTTCGTCGGTGACGTGGTCGTGTTCGTCGAGGTCAAGGCCCGTCGCCGCCACGGCTTCGGCGGGGCGGCCGCGGCGGTCGACGACCGCAAGCAGCAGCAGATCCGGTCGCTGGCCGAGAGTTGGCTGCGTCTCCACGGTGACGCCGTCGAACGGGTCCGGTTCGATGTGATCGCCATCGAGGGTGTGCATCTGACACACCTCGAAGCGGCGTTCTGA
- the rplS gene encoding 50S ribosomal protein L19: MKTTDLIDNDSLRDDIPEFFPGDELKVHVRVVEGGKERVQVFQGNVIRRQGSGLHETYTVRKLSYGVGVERTFPIHAPTVQKIEVTKRGDVRRAKLYYLRDRIGKAAKVREKREF, encoded by the coding sequence ATGAAGACGACCGACCTCATCGACAACGACTCCCTCCGGGACGACATCCCCGAGTTCTTCCCGGGCGACGAACTCAAGGTGCACGTGCGCGTCGTCGAGGGCGGCAAGGAGCGTGTCCAGGTGTTCCAGGGCAACGTGATCCGTCGTCAGGGCAGCGGCCTGCACGAGACCTACACGGTCCGCAAGCTCAGCTACGGCGTCGGTGTCGAGCGCACCTTCCCGATCCACGCCCCGACCGTGCAGAAGATCGAAGTCACCAAGCGTGGTGACGTCCGTCGCGCCAAGCTCTACTACCTGCGCGACCGCATCGGCAAGGCCGCCAAGGTCCGCGAGAAGCGCGAGTTCTGA
- the rpsP gene encoding 30S ribosomal protein S16, with the protein MAVKLRLTRIGKKKQPQYRIVAADARSPRDGRFIEILGHYDPLQDPSALTVDNDKAVKWLQEGAQPTERVAKLLTVSGAMDQFKAGK; encoded by the coding sequence ATGGCAGTCAAGCTGCGCCTCACCCGCATCGGCAAGAAGAAGCAACCGCAGTACCGCATCGTCGCTGCTGACGCGCGGTCGCCGCGCGACGGTCGCTTCATCGAGATCCTCGGTCACTACGACCCGCTGCAGGATCCCTCGGCGCTCACGGTCGACAACGACAAGGCCGTCAAGTGGTTGCAGGAAGGCGCCCAGCCGACCGAGCGGGTGGCCAAGCTGCTCACCGTGTCCGGCGCCATGGATCAGTTCAAGGCCGGCAAGTGA
- the rimM gene encoding ribosome maturation factor RimM (Essential for efficient processing of 16S rRNA): MSRATQPDGLLEVGHFGRAHGIRGDIFFVLSTDRDERAAVGSRLWVRDRWMTVTASSNASGKWRVHLEGVDDRNAAEALAGVKVHAEPLDDADALWVHHLIGATVIEANGIDRGRCVSVVANPASDLLELESGALVPVAFVTSVDVSGGVPLITIDPPDGLFDLND, from the coding sequence ATGAGCAGGGCGACGCAACCTGACGGGTTGTTGGAGGTCGGGCATTTCGGGCGGGCCCACGGGATCCGTGGCGACATCTTCTTCGTGCTGTCGACCGATCGCGACGAGCGTGCGGCCGTCGGGTCGAGACTCTGGGTCCGTGATCGCTGGATGACGGTGACCGCCTCCTCCAACGCGAGCGGCAAGTGGCGGGTCCACCTCGAAGGTGTCGACGACCGTAACGCCGCCGAAGCGCTGGCCGGCGTCAAGGTCCATGCCGAACCGCTCGACGACGCGGACGCACTGTGGGTGCACCATCTGATCGGCGCGACCGTCATCGAAGCCAACGGCATCGACCGGGGTCGGTGCGTGTCGGTCGTCGCAAACCCCGCCTCCGATCTGCTCGAACTCGAGTCCGGCGCCCTCGTCCCGGTCGCGTTCGTCACGTCCGTCGACGTGTCGGGTGGCGTTCCGCTGATCACCATCGATCCGCCGGACGGTCTGTTCGACCTGAACGACTGA
- the ffh gene encoding signal recognition particle protein: protein MFDNLSNRLDGIVKRLRSKGRLTEGDVDEVMKEIRSALLEADVNVTVVRSVCNRIREHAIGATRSQALDPGQQVVKAVNDELTRILGGETLSIKYASKPPTVILMAGLQGSGKTTATGKLALWFKSQGRQPLLVGADLQRPAAVEQLRTLGKQVDVPVYSDPEDPILTAFEGVEEAKRLGRDVVIVDTAGRLSIDAEMMEQVRLISGAVSPDYTFLVIDAMTGQDAVQTAEAFHQTLQIDGVILSKLDGDARGGAALSVKEVIGRPIAFASTGEKLDAFEQFHPDRMAGRILGMGDMLTLIEQAEQAFNADQAEQAAARMMEGQFTLDDFLEQMQALKKMGPLSGVLGMMPGMPKELKNAKIDDDDLKPIEAIIRSMTAEERARPQLINGSRRARIAKGSGTETAEVSRLVKQFGDMQKMMKKMGMGGGGKKGKKRGGFPGLPGMGGGMPDMSELESLMGGQAGQDGPGGFNPPR from the coding sequence TCGGCGCTCCTCGAGGCCGATGTGAACGTCACCGTCGTCCGGTCGGTCTGCAATCGCATCCGCGAGCACGCGATCGGCGCGACCCGCTCACAGGCGCTCGACCCCGGCCAGCAGGTGGTCAAGGCGGTCAACGACGAGCTCACCCGCATCCTGGGCGGAGAAACGCTCTCGATCAAGTACGCGTCCAAGCCGCCGACCGTCATCCTCATGGCCGGTCTGCAGGGCTCGGGTAAGACCACGGCCACCGGCAAGTTGGCGCTGTGGTTCAAATCGCAGGGCCGTCAGCCCCTCCTGGTCGGCGCCGATCTCCAGCGCCCCGCCGCCGTCGAGCAGCTCCGCACCCTCGGCAAGCAGGTCGACGTGCCGGTCTACTCCGACCCGGAAGATCCGATCCTCACCGCCTTCGAAGGTGTCGAAGAGGCGAAGCGACTGGGTCGCGACGTCGTGATCGTCGACACCGCCGGCCGCCTGTCGATCGACGCCGAGATGATGGAGCAGGTCCGACTGATCTCCGGCGCCGTGTCGCCCGACTACACGTTCCTCGTCATCGACGCGATGACCGGTCAAGATGCGGTGCAGACCGCCGAGGCGTTCCACCAGACGCTCCAGATCGACGGTGTCATCCTCTCCAAGCTCGACGGCGACGCCCGCGGCGGTGCGGCACTCTCGGTCAAGGAGGTCATCGGTCGCCCGATCGCGTTCGCGTCGACCGGTGAGAAGCTCGACGCGTTCGAGCAGTTCCACCCCGACCGCATGGCCGGCCGCATCCTCGGCATGGGCGACATGCTCACGCTGATCGAGCAGGCCGAGCAGGCGTTCAACGCCGACCAGGCCGAACAGGCCGCCGCCCGCATGATGGAGGGCCAGTTCACGCTCGACGATTTTCTCGAGCAGATGCAGGCGCTCAAGAAGATGGGGCCGCTGTCGGGCGTGCTCGGGATGATGCCCGGGATGCCCAAGGAGTTGAAGAACGCCAAGATCGACGACGACGACCTCAAGCCGATCGAAGCCATCATCCGCTCGATGACCGCCGAGGAGCGGGCTCGCCCGCAGCTGATCAACGGCAGCCGTCGCGCCCGCATCGCGAAGGGCTCCGGCACCGAGACCGCCGAGGTCAGCCGCCTCGTCAAGCAGTTCGGCGACATGCAGAAGATGATGAAGAAGATGGGCATGGGCGGCGGCGGCAAGAAGGGCAAGAAGCGCGGTGGCTTCCCCGGTCTGCCCGGCATGGGCGGCGGCATGCCCGACATGAGCGAACTCGAGTCGCTGATGGGCGGCCAGGCCGGCCAGGATGGCCCCGGCGGCTTCAACCCACCCCGCTGA